ATAAATCAGGTATTCCAATTACGCGAAGTCCAAAATGCTGCTCAATTAGCAATTGTAGCATTTGATTATCTTTACCTAATTGATAGAACTCGGTTAGGTTTCTGCCTAAATCAAATAAATTCCATATAAATGCTGCTGCAGCTATTTTTATTTCTTCACTTGGATTTTGGTCTGGAAAATCAATTAATAATTCGTTAGGATCCCTGCTTACTTTTAGTAAAATTAATCTATTTTCTATTTTAATAAGTTTTAAAAAATATTCCTCTTTAACTTGATGAAGTACCTCATTTTTAGATCGTGCTAGAAATACTAAGCATTCATTAAAACTAAAATCTTTTGGTGTTAAGATGGATACCGAATTCTTATTTTTATCTAATACAAGTGATGCATTGAATTCTTTATACATATTAATCACCTCTTTCCTCAATTCATAAATTAACAGTTTCCTTATCTTGCTGTACGAACTTTCCCCGCTGTGATAGATAGCTATGTAAGATCATACCGATCATGATAATAATCATGCCAATCCAAGAGATAATTGATGGAGATGCCGATGATAAGAAAATCATTTCACCAATTACTGTGAATAATACTTCCATGGATTGGGTTGCTTCTACTGCTCCTAATTTTTGCATATTTCCCCTTACTAAATCAGTAGCTTGAAAAAATAATACAGTAGCAATTACACCCGATGAGATCGCTACAATTAATGATTGTGATACTTGGTTTTGACTTGGTAGTCCTTCAGTATATAAACCATAGATTGATAGAATAAACCAAAACGGTAAACTGGCTAAGGTCATTCCTAAAACGCGTTGATATACATCCAGCTTTCCATCACATAACTCCATCATTTTTCGATTGCCAAGTGGGTATGCAAAGGAGGCAATAATAACTGGTAAAATACCTGTTAAAACTGTTGAAATAGCAATTTTTGTAGCTAACTCAATCTGCATTAATAAAATACCAAATATAATTAATAAAGACATGCCTAATCCTTTAAAAGGAATTTTCCCACGAACCTTTTGGATTGATGTTTGAATTGAAATGAAGAAAAATGGTGCTAAAAGTGACCCAGATATAATTGTTATCTGCCATGAACTTGCTATTAGCCATCCTGGAGAATAAACTGCTGCTAGGCAAATTGGTGCATAAAATAAACCGAATCCAATTGTTGACCAGATAATCCAACTTTTTAATTTGCCTTTCATTTCTTTCAATAGA
This genomic interval from Gottfriedia acidiceleris contains the following:
- a CDS encoding DMT family transporter, translating into MRPILLGILAAFFFSITFILNRSMELSGGSWIWSASLRYFFMVPFLLIIVISRRNLYNLLKEMKGKLKSWIIWSTIGFGLFYAPICLAAVYSPGWLIASSWQITIISGSLLAPFFFISIQTSIQKVRGKIPFKGLGMSLLIIFGILLMQIELATKIAISTVLTGILPVIIASFAYPLGNRKMMELCDGKLDVYQRVLGMTLASLPFWFILSIYGLYTEGLPSQNQVSQSLIVAISSGVIATVLFFQATDLVRGNMQKLGAVEATQSMEVLFTVIGEMIFLSSASPSIISWIGMIIIMIGMILHSYLSQRGKFVQQDKETVNL